The following DNA comes from Ornithobacterium rhinotracheale DSM 15997.
CCGCCTTTTTGTTGGCTTGTGCTCTTTGTCTTGCTGCCAATTGCGATGCTTGGTACCAGAAAGAGTAGTTTCCTGAGTAAAGATTAAGTTTACTAAAGTCTAAATCCACAGTGTGCGTGCACACAGCGTCTAAGAAGTGACGGTCGTGAGAAACCACAATCACAGTGTTTTCGTAATCTGCTAAGAAATCTTCTAGCCAAGAAATGGTATCGACATCCAAGTCGTTGGTAGGCTCGTCCATGATTAAAAGATCTGGATTCCCAAAAAGTGCTTGCGCCAATAGTACACGCACTTTAGCCTTAGGGTCTAAATCTTTCATTAATTTATAATGGTCTTCTTCAGAAATTCCAAGGTTTGAAAGTAGCGTAGCCGCGTCGGATTCGGCGTTCCAGCCCCCCATTTCCTCGTAAATCACACCTAGCTCACCTGCTTTCACCCCATCTTCTTCAGAAAAATCAGGTTTAGCATAAAGCTCGTCCATTTTAGTTTTTACCTCAAACATTTTCTGATTTCCGCGCAAAACGGTTTCAAGCACAGGCACCTCATCAAATTTAAAGTGATCTTGTTCTAAAACAGACATTCTTTTATCTGATTCCAAGCTCACATGCCCGCTTGTAGGCTCTAGTTCTTTCGAAAGAATTTTCAAGAAAGTTGATTTTCCAGCGCCGTTTGCGCCAATGATTCCATAACAATTCCCCTTGGTGAATTTTATGTTTACTTCGTCGAACAAAACGCGTTTGCCGAATTGTAAAGATACATTTGATACTGTTAACATATGATTTTTGGAATAACTTTTGTTATATTTGCAAATATATAAAAAGTTTAAAACACTTTTGAGGTGATACAGAAACAAGTAAACATTAAAAATAAAAAAGCGCGCTTCAATTACGAGCTGATTGAGGAGTTTACGGCAGGTATCCAGCTCATGGGTACAGAGATTAAATCCATACGCATGGGGAGAGCTAGTATTGCCGAAAGTTTCTGTGAAGTTAAGAATGGTGAGGTATTCATCGTCAACATGCACATCAACGAATACGATTGGGGAACACACTTTAACCACAAAATTAAACGCGATCGTAAATTACTTTTGCACAAAAGAGAAATTCAAAAACTAGATAGAAAAACCAAAGAATCGGGGCTTACCATAGTGCCTACCTTGTTATATATCAATGATAAAGGTTATGCTAAGCTTAAGATTTATTTGGCTAAAGGTAAAAAGCTTTTTGATAAAAGGCATGTGTTAAAAGAAAAAGATATTAAAAGGAATTTAGATAGAATCCAAAAGATTTATTAACTTTGTGCACAAGATGTTAACTTAATAAACATTATTTAAAAAAATATTTGAGTATGAAAAAGTTTAATTTAGCGCTCGGTTTAGCTGCAACATTATTTGTAGGAGCCAATTCTTATGCTCAGGATGCTAGCAATCCTTGGGGCATTACAATCGGAGCACACGCTGTAGATTTCACTTCTGCAGGTCGTGGAGTTTTCGATGGTTTTTTTGACACAGACGATTACGAAATCGTTCCTCCATTATCAAAATTGTCTGTTATCAGACATTTAGGAGGTAAATTCTCTGCAGACTTAACTGCCTCTATCGGAGAAGTGAGCAACAAGAGAATGAAACTAGACGACAAATTATTCGTAAATGCTGGTTTAGGTTTGCGTTACCGTATCTTAGGTAAAAAAGACAAAACTTATTGGTTTGACCCTTATTTAAGAATCGGAGCTTCTTACCACCACTACGACTATTCAGGAATCAAATTCAAAGATTCTTACACCATGGGTACAGGAGAAACTGTAACTGGAGAATTTGAAGGAAAAGAAAATTACTTCATGACTCAAGGTGGTGCTGGTATCAACTTCTGGATTACAGATAACTTTGGTATCAACTTAGCATCTGATTACAACTTCTCACCTTCAGGAAACTCTGATTACATCAACTTCTTCCAACACACTGCTGGTGTTACCTTCAAATTTGGTAAACAAGACAGAGATAAAGACGGAATCGAAGATAGCAAAGACCAATGTCCAGACACTCCAGGTTTACCAGAGTTTAACGGATGTCCAGATACTGACGGAGATGGTATTCCAGATAACTTAGATAACTGTCCAAACGAAGCAGGTCCAAAAGAAAACAACGGATGTCCTTGGAAAGATTCTGATGGTGACGGATTGAACGATAATGTAGATCAATGTCCAAATCAAGCAGGTCCAAGAGAAAACAACGGATGCCCTTGGCCAGATACTGATGGTGACGGATTCACTGACAATGTAGACAAATGTCCAAACGAGCCAGGTGTAGCCCCAGACGGATGTCCAGTTGCTGAAGAAGTAATCATTGCTGAAACTGTAGAAAAAATCAATGTAGATTTCACTGTAGAATTTGCATTTGACAAAGCTACTATCCGCCCAACTTCTTTTGCTAAAATCGATCAAAAAGCTCAAGAAATTAAAGATTTATTAGCTGCTTATCCTAACCTTAAATTAAACATTGATGGTTATACTGATAACACAGGAAACCCTGCATACAATGTGAAGTTATCCGAAAGAAGAGCAGCTTCTGTAGTGAAAGCTTTAGAAGAAAGAGGAATCCCAGCTGGTGTTTTATCTGCTAGAGGTTTTGGTGAAGCAGATCCAAAATGTACTAACGATACTCCAGAAGGAAGACAATGTAACAGACGTGTAGTAGTTTCTGTAAACTCTAATACACTTTAATCTGAAATCATAACAATTATAAGAGAGGCGTTTTTTTGACGCCTCTTTTTTTATGCGCTAAAATTTAATTCCCATAAAAACTTAATTTGTATAATTTTTGCGGGATAATAAGCAAACTAAATTTTAAAATAAAATGACAGCAAAAGAAAAAGTTTCTGCCCTGCGAAATGCGATGCAGAGCAATAATATAGATGCATTTATCGTATTCAGTGCCGATCCCCACATGAGCGAATACATGCCAGCACATTGGCAAGAGCGTGCATGGCTATCAGGTTTTACAGGTTCGGCGGGATTTGTCGTGATAACCAAGGACAAAGCAGGCTTGTGGACAGATTCAAGATATTTTGTTCAAGCACCTAAGGAGCTAGAAGGCTCAGGAATTGATTTATTCAAAGATGGAGTAGAGGGAACGCCAAACTACATCGATTGGATTATTGGACAAGTGCCAAGCGGAGGAAAAGTTGGAGTGAATGCTCTGGCAACCTCTCGTGCCAATTGGGAGAAATTAGAACAAAAACTAACCGATAAAGGCATTCAATTAGTGCATATCCCATTGATTGATGAAATTTGGAAAGACCGAAAAATCGAAAAATCCGACGCCATTTTTGTGCACCCGCTTGAATATGCAGGTAAAAGTGTCCAAGAAAAATTGACTAAAATCAAAGAAAAAATGCATCAAAAAGGAGCCGATACACATATCGTAACTGCACTAGATGATGTGGCTTGGACAACAAACCTTCGCGGGAACGATGTGGCGTTTAACCCAGTGTTTTTGGGCTATTTATGCATTGAGGAAGATAAAACTACGCTTTTTGTAGAGCCGCAAAAAGTTACCGAAGATGTGAAAGCTCATCTAGAGCAAGCCCATGTTCAGATAAAGGATTATGATGCATTTTTTGATTATTTAAAAACTTTGAAAGGCAAAAATATTCTTTTAGCACCAAATGCCAATCAATTAATTTTCTCAACTTTAAGTGCAGATAATAAGATAATTGTAGCACCTGCACCAGGCAATTTATTCAAGGCGATTAAAAACAAAGCGGAGCTCGAAGGTTTCAGAAAAGTAATGGTGCGAGATGGCGTTTCATTGGTTAAATTTTTCCACTGGCTTAAAACTTCTGCAGGAAAAGAAGAATTAGATGAATTTACCATTGGAGAAAAATTAAGAGATTTCCGAGCGCAAGGCGATGCCTTTGTGGGCGAAAGCTTCGGAAGCATTGTCGGGTACGAAGGAAATGGTGCTGTGGTGCACTATTCTGCGGCAAAAGATACAGCCAAAAAGGTGAAAAACGAAGGCACAATTTTAATCGATTCAGGAGGGCAATATCGTGAAGGAACCACCGATATCACGCGTACTTTGAGTTTGGGAGAACCAAGTGCTGAGTTTAAAAAAGACTGGACTTTGGTCTTAAAAGGAATGATTAATCTTTCTATGGCTCGTTTCCCAAAAGGCACTTGTGGAGTGCATTTAGATGCGATTGCAAGATTGCCACTCTGGATGAACGATCGCGATTTTGGACACGGAACAGGTCATGGCGTGGGTAGCTTTATGAATGTGCACGAAGGTCCACAAAACATAAGAAAAGACTTAAACAATACGCAATTGGTGCCAGGAATGGTGGTTTCTAATGAACCAGGTTTGTATCGCGAAAACAAATATGGAATTAGAATCGAAAATTTAATCGCTGTTTCAGAGCATTCCACTTCTGAATTTGGAGAGTTTTACGAGTTTGAAACACTTACACTTTGTCCATTGTTCACGGAATGTTTGGATAAAGAGCTCTTGACAGAAGATGAAAAAGCATGGTTAAATAAATACCACACTCGTGTAGAAGATGCGCTTTCTCCTTATTTGGAAGGTGCCGAAAAAGAATTTTTAATTCACGAGTGTAGAAAGATTGATTAAATCAAGTTTAATTAAAATAAGAAAGCTGAAATTATACAATTTCAGCTTTTTTTTATGCCGAAAAGAGATTTTTTAATTTGAAAAATATAGCCAAATACAATTTTTTATAAGCATTCGTTGAGCTCAATACAAAACTGCGTTCCGTTTTCTTTGTCCGAAAAATCTACATAAATGCTCCCGTTGTGAAACTCCTCCACAATGCGTTTGGCTAAAGATAATCCAATGCCCCATCCGCGTTTTTTTGTTGTGTAGCCAGGATCAAAGATTTTCCCGATTTTGCTCGAGTCGATGCCAGGACCTGTATCTTTAATCAAGATAATGATTTTGTTCTCTTTTTTGAGAATTTTAAACGAAATTTCGCCACGATTTTGCATGGCATCTACGGCATTTCGCATAACATTTTCAAAAACCCAGCTCAGCAATTCAGGGCTCACATTGGCATAAAGTTCTTTTTCTTGGCTATAAAAGGAGAAAACCACTTTATCGCTGATTCGCTTTTTCAAGTACTCGTATGAGTCTTTGGCAACCTTTACCACATTGGTTTTCTTGAGCTCTGGCATAGAGCCAATTTTGGAAAAACGATCGGCAATTTGTTTCAATCTTTTTACATCAGACTCTATTTCGTATAAAATGTTTTTGTCTACATTTTCATATTTCAGGATTTCTACCCAGCCGAGCAATGAGCTGAGCGGAGTGCCTATCTGGTGAGCAGTTTCCTTTGCCATGCCAGCCCAAAGAAAGTTTTGCGATGAGGCATCCACAATTCTAAAATACCAAATCACAAGTGCCGCAAATATCATTAAAATCACAATTAAAATCAAGGGATAATATTGTAACTTTTTGAGCAATTGAGAGTTTTGGTAATAAATGCTTTGTGTCCCAAAGGGTAAATCAACTTTGATGGGCTCGTGATAAAGTTCCAATTTATGAAGATAATTTTTTAAGAAAACAGTATCTGTTGCCAATCTATCTTCGATTTTGTCTAAATTCTTTTGGTAAGAGAAAACATTATTCTCATCAATTAAAATAAGTGGAATTGCTGTGTTTTCTTCCAGAATTTTTAATGCTAAATCTCGTGCCTCGGGAGAGGTTTCTTTGTCAGAGCTTTGAAGCCTTAACGCAGCTACGATGGTTTCAACTTTTCGTTGCTCTTCGCTACGCAGCTGGTCTACAATCGTTTTGGAGATGTAAACAGTTGTGATTAAAATCGCTAAAAGCACAAAAAGCACCACCCATTTGTTGAGCACGGGTGAATTTAAAATCAGATTTTGGGCTTTTTTGAAGGATTTCACGGTGTAAAGGTAATAAAAAAGCCTGTTTTATAAGACTATAAAACAGGCTAAAATTTGGAAGTTTTAAAAAGTTATATTATTTATTTTTAGCATATAATTCTTCAACTTTGTCCCAGTTTACCACATTCCAGAATGCAGCAACATAGTCTGGACGCTTGTTTTGGTATTTTAAATAATAAGCGTGTTCCCAGACATCTAATCCTAAAATTGGAGTTCCGCCACATCCATTCGGCATCAATGGGTTATCTTGATTTGCAGTAGAGCAAACATCTACTTTGCCACCTTTGTAAACGCAAAGCCATGCCCATCCCGAACCGAATTGAGTTTTAGCCTTAGTAGAAAACTCTTCTTTAAATTTCTCAAAAGAACCGAATTTTTCTTTGATTGCTTCAGCCAACTCACCTTTAGGCTCGCCACCTCCGTTTGGAGAAAGGATTTGCCAGAAAAGAGAGTGGTTATAGAATCCTCCACCGTTGTTTCTCACAGCAGGAGTTTCAAAACCTTCTACCAAGATTTCTTCGATTGTTTTTCCTTCTAGCGGAGTTCCCTCAATTGCAGCATTTAAATTGTTGGTGTAAGCTGCATGGTGCTTGTCATGGTGGATTTCCATGGTTTTAGCATCGATATTTGGTTCTAATGCATCAAATGCATACGGTAATTCTGGTAATTGAAAAGCCATAATTTATATTTTTTTAGTGATTAAAATTCTGATAAATATCAGCAAAAATAATACCATGATGATGGACAGGTAGCTAAAAATCGGATTTTGATCGTTTTTTGATGTTTGATTTTTGAGCTAAAAATAAAAACCTAAGTTCTGAAATTTCAAAACTTAGGTCTTTTTTAATTATGATTAAAAAATGATTTTTATACCATTTTTAAGAAGTCAACCTCTTGCTTATCAAGGATTCTCCAAGTGCCTCGTTTTACATTTTTCTTGGTGAGCCCCGCAAACGAAACGCGATCTAGCGAAACGATTTTGTAGCCCATTCTTTCAAAAATACGACGAACTACGCGGTTCCACCCAATGTGGATTTCTACACCCACTTCGTTGTGTGGTTTGCCATCGATATATGAAACTTTGTCTACACGAGCAATTCCTTCTGTCATTGGGATACCTTTGCGCACACGCTCCATGTCGTCTCCATGCAATGGGCGATCTAGCACGACATGATAGATTTTGCGCACATTGTGGCTTGGGTGCGTTAATTTTTTGGTTAAATCACCATCGTTGGTAAATAGCAAAACCCCAGTGGTTTGTCGGTCAAGACGCCCCACAGGAAACACGCGTGTAGGCGTTGCGTTTTTCACCAAATCCATCACGGTTTTGCGGTCGCGTTCATCGTTGGTAGTAGTGATAAATCCTTTTGGTTTATTAAGTAAAATATAGATTTTATCTTCTGGCGTTAGGATTTTTCCGTCAAAACGCACCTCATCGGTTGGTTCTACTTTGTAGCCCATTTCGGTTACCATTTTGCCGTTCACTTCCACCATTCCGTTTTTGATATGCTCATCTGCCTCACGACGACTGCAAAGTCCTGATTTAGCAATAAATTTGTTCAATCGTAGGCGAGTGTCTTTTGGCTCTTCTTCGGTTTTTTTAGACGAAAATCTTTTTCTAAAAGGCTTATTGCCAAATTTTCTGTTACTACCAAAGCTTGGTTTTCTTTTAAAATCGCCTCTTGCATCTCCTTCTTTTCTGAATGGTTTTTTGTCTTCAGAATTTTCGGTTCTTCTATCAGTCTTTTTAAAAGGTCTCGACGCTCTTTTTCTGTTATCGGATTGAGCATTTCTGGGCGTGCCACCTCTGCGGTTTCCACCTCTTCTGTTTGTATTCATGATTAAATAAATTTTTGCAAATCTAAGGGATTTATTTTTATCCACGCCAAACTTAGCACCCCAATCCACAAAAGAATTTTTAAAACAAAATGCAATAAGTGCCATTCTTTCTTGCTTTTAGCCTTTAAAATAAAGTAGGGCAAAGCAAAGAAAACCACTCCCACGCTGTAAAAATAATAAGACATATTGCCCACGCCATCAAAATGTGCTAAAAGAAATGCCACAACGGCAGTGAGCAAAAGCAATAAATTCAGGATTAATTTAGCTTTGCGCGTGCCGAGGACAGTGGGCAGTGTTTGGTATTCGTAGATGCTATCGGCGCGTTGAGTAAGGAAATCTTTTTCAATGTCGAGCGTGAGCAAGTTTAGCCCTAAAAAGGCACCGTGCACAAAAATCACAGCACTATAATTATTAAAGTATAAGAACAATGCTAAAAATGGAAATAATGCCAAAACCGTAGAGGATAAATTGTTGATAAACACGATTTTGTTTAATTTGTGGCAATAAAACCAAGTTAAGAATTGAAAGACAAGAATAAATATCGCCACACGCCACGATGCTAAAAAGGCAAAAATGAGTGCCAAGGAGTTTAAAAATAAATAAGTGATTAATTTAAAATTTTGGCTCACAAATTTGGCAAGATATGCCATAATGGGGCGAGCGATTTGGTCTTTGTCTAAATCGTAAAAATT
Coding sequences within:
- a CDS encoding pseudouridine synthase, whose amino-acid sequence is MNTNRRGGNRRGGTPRNAQSDNRKRASRPFKKTDRRTENSEDKKPFRKEGDARGDFKRKPSFGSNRKFGNKPFRKRFSSKKTEEEPKDTRLRLNKFIAKSGLCSRREADEHIKNGMVEVNGKMVTEMGYKVEPTDEVRFDGKILTPEDKIYILLNKPKGFITTTNDERDRKTVMDLVKNATPTRVFPVGRLDRQTTGVLLFTNDGDLTKKLTHPSHNVRKIYHVVLDRPLHGDDMERVRKGIPMTEGIARVDKVSYIDGKPHNEVGVEIHIGWNRVVRRIFERMGYKIVSLDRVSFAGLTKKNVKRGTWRILDKQEVDFLKMV
- a CDS encoding geranylgeranylglycerol-phosphate geranylgeranyltransferase; protein product: MKAPQGNSYAMKLLALFAVIRGYNVAILVLAMYFAAFFIFAKGDSLSQFFRNVEIHYIIISTALSVSAGYIINNFYDLDKDQIARPIMAYLAKFVSQNFKLITYLFLNSLALIFAFLASWRVAIFILVFQFLTWFYCHKLNKIVFINNLSSTVLALFPFLALFLYFNNYSAVIFVHGAFLGLNLLTLDIEKDFLTQRADSIYEYQTLPTVLGTRKAKLILNLLLLLTAVVAFLLAHFDGVGNMSYYFYSVGVVFFALPYFILKAKSKKEWHLLHFVLKILLWIGVLSLAWIKINPLDLQKFI
- a CDS encoding OmpA family protein; translation: MKKFNLALGLAATLFVGANSYAQDASNPWGITIGAHAVDFTSAGRGVFDGFFDTDDYEIVPPLSKLSVIRHLGGKFSADLTASIGEVSNKRMKLDDKLFVNAGLGLRYRILGKKDKTYWFDPYLRIGASYHHYDYSGIKFKDSYTMGTGETVTGEFEGKENYFMTQGGAGINFWITDNFGINLASDYNFSPSGNSDYINFFQHTAGVTFKFGKQDRDKDGIEDSKDQCPDTPGLPEFNGCPDTDGDGIPDNLDNCPNEAGPKENNGCPWKDSDGDGLNDNVDQCPNQAGPRENNGCPWPDTDGDGFTDNVDKCPNEPGVAPDGCPVAEEVIIAETVEKINVDFTVEFAFDKATIRPTSFAKIDQKAQEIKDLLAAYPNLKLNIDGYTDNTGNPAYNVKLSERRAASVVKALEERGIPAGVLSARGFGEADPKCTNDTPEGRQCNRRVVVSVNSNTL
- the smpB gene encoding SsrA-binding protein SmpB, with translation MQKQVNIKNKKARFNYELIEEFTAGIQLMGTEIKSIRMGRASIAESFCEVKNGEVFIVNMHINEYDWGTHFNHKIKRDRKLLLHKREIQKLDRKTKESGLTIVPTLLYINDKGYAKLKIYLAKGKKLFDKRHVLKEKDIKRNLDRIQKIY
- a CDS encoding superoxide dismutase → MAFQLPELPYAFDALEPNIDAKTMEIHHDKHHAAYTNNLNAAIEGTPLEGKTIEEILVEGFETPAVRNNGGGFYNHSLFWQILSPNGGGEPKGELAEAIKEKFGSFEKFKEEFSTKAKTQFGSGWAWLCVYKGGKVDVCSTANQDNPLMPNGCGGTPILGLDVWEHAYYLKYQNKRPDYVAAFWNVVNWDKVEELYAKNK
- a CDS encoding sensor histidine kinase, whose translation is MKSFKKAQNLILNSPVLNKWVVLFVLLAILITTVYISKTIVDQLRSEEQRKVETIVAALRLQSSDKETSPEARDLALKILEENTAIPLILIDENNVFSYQKNLDKIEDRLATDTVFLKNYLHKLELYHEPIKVDLPFGTQSIYYQNSQLLKKLQYYPLILIVILMIFAALVIWYFRIVDASSQNFLWAGMAKETAHQIGTPLSSLLGWVEILKYENVDKNILYEIESDVKRLKQIADRFSKIGSMPELKKTNVVKVAKDSYEYLKKRISDKVVFSFYSQEKELYANVSPELLSWVFENVMRNAVDAMQNRGEISFKILKKENKIIILIKDTGPGIDSSKIGKIFDPGYTTKKRGWGIGLSLAKRIVEEFHNGSIYVDFSDKENGTQFCIELNECL
- a CDS encoding aminopeptidase P family protein, which codes for MTAKEKVSALRNAMQSNNIDAFIVFSADPHMSEYMPAHWQERAWLSGFTGSAGFVVITKDKAGLWTDSRYFVQAPKELEGSGIDLFKDGVEGTPNYIDWIIGQVPSGGKVGVNALATSRANWEKLEQKLTDKGIQLVHIPLIDEIWKDRKIEKSDAIFVHPLEYAGKSVQEKLTKIKEKMHQKGADTHIVTALDDVAWTTNLRGNDVAFNPVFLGYLCIEEDKTTLFVEPQKVTEDVKAHLEQAHVQIKDYDAFFDYLKTLKGKNILLAPNANQLIFSTLSADNKIIVAPAPGNLFKAIKNKAELEGFRKVMVRDGVSLVKFFHWLKTSAGKEELDEFTIGEKLRDFRAQGDAFVGESFGSIVGYEGNGAVVHYSAAKDTAKKVKNEGTILIDSGGQYREGTTDITRTLSLGEPSAEFKKDWTLVLKGMINLSMARFPKGTCGVHLDAIARLPLWMNDRDFGHGTGHGVGSFMNVHEGPQNIRKDLNNTQLVPGMVVSNEPGLYRENKYGIRIENLIAVSEHSTSEFGEFYEFETLTLCPLFTECLDKELLTEDEKAWLNKYHTRVEDALSPYLEGAEKEFLIHECRKID